In Mastacembelus armatus chromosome 22, fMasArm1.2, whole genome shotgun sequence, a genomic segment contains:
- the fancm gene encoding Fanconi anemia group M protein isoform X1 has product MLSRSFAPQLMKMNSGSNQMTLFQTWGASLSQNKVAPTKKDGKKSAVRRRTTPSSTARGANVTAFPPRNPLWTEIGQGSTFTSDTPARTEDPIPAYEEDDDDLMVVAVYEAEKNLHLDNANFFQDDNPVGTESSALSPIPSGGQTYPDFPGFDNSSAKVWIYPTNYPIREYQLKISEAALFQNTLVCLPTGLGKTFIASVVMYNFYRWYPSGKIIFMAPTKPLVAQQIEACYKVMGIPQAHMAELTGSTAAKQRQEVWRSKRVFFLTPQVMVNDLSRNTCPADQVKCVVIDEAHKALGNHAYCQVIRQLGSQTLQFRVLALSATPGGDTKSVQSVILNLLISHIELRSEESPDIQAHSHQRSVEKVVVPFGDVLSAHQARYLQVLEKFMSRLVQNRLMAHKDLRTLTKYQLILARDQFRKNPPAHIKGPQQGMLEGDFALCISLYHGYELLMQMGLRSLFLYIQGIMDGSRDMSRVRNELQRTPTFMDLYHEMEAMFVKPSAGPDEPFIYSHPKLEKLEEVVLQHFRLWAEKSTDSKASSPHEVSTRVMIFSSFRESVQEIAVMLNHHAPLIRVMTFMGQASAGKGVKGFTQKEQLEVVHRFRQGGFNTLVSTCVGEEGLDIGEVDLIVCFDAQKNPIRLVQRMGRTGRKRQGRIVVILAEGREERTYNQSQSNKRSVYKYIIGNKSGFHMYPNSPRMLPEGVNPTLHKMHITCGQFDCRESSRRSVRGRQSHSERRSSFIHPQNLIWQGSTAMDGFLSSAEYSLWESAMRLEDNEAHPTLKKSHFVSLSSDSPPQEEASKNRPLSRELSLWEWRHWQHKALPTHAVDHSLRCQHFIKVMQLIDGMREENAGECRYEQELLPYLHKDEVVVQEKKQKSRKTCTKSTSSKPNLPHLSLPDPESTEEKTEREKTQRTSLVSMLAVTKQRLPDEHDLEAPYDDFTDCLAPTAIYPLASKNDCPEADVGDDCASVNMKESEHTVSKQVDLDKDSRLIPEIDENEDLELQAMFYLPKWNSTPSSSSAKLLPVRHESLKVILDNVAELLSRSPPSLQEDFEARVAVSILPSSIQQVHQPFQVSFTLDVDDDDDEVNSDTGNTFPRADSCETPANKEGCKTDCDWPHQDSPSWDEVFGDEEVSDDNQDIRDEGKEANDEINCNFKKEWVSEQAKNKEVNSNSNRTREKNDSWEDVKNEEMPNFTDGDVKDDRVCQDSSETDESMDLFGDDEAFLQMTLPDISTPAITPRTSPCTADPSNSTRKMFLTSQMHAPIKQCSTNHSADTTHRLNTVQTEDFTPTHHITPSKLKKQDTDTHNTPTESSVTNMAITAHSKSPTLQHNSNSFNSSCEYFSVNFDLGYSLEDSEDEAQVEAVAGPSVSTSPQTVKQVDSTLSLLGVPNHSTPSNSFNKQKMPLQLSEYKLSTPQMLPEHRNRGTSSLLTLGSGALPSPITSPGARGMVMPGPAGPLFSRLKRRRPEGEGHIAEAERVLSEHKSHQESILGCNSDSEDEIVFKRRHQNKANPLSSPELSKISGDMDSPVAVLRKRAVALDTTCETEGEAASDDDFQNNSIFTHRTTAQGAERQRVQQSKAKHTICQNGRQFLDEEAELSENEEGADVSSDEEGREDLNQSLEGFVVDNTHFSQGLNDSEMHGIYLKSVRSPAVLGKFKMSYRNRNNVDIFSQVPEMDETYAEDSFVVGSEVEEVESSEEEVELMPEELCVDGRRQYATRRRVFLHKARTRVGAGAGSKTKAESPAEQRAGGTTKRKRVLRINDSSEEETEIGKEERPVTGWDVAVPLQPKVVQPELSRVQQQHQQQTTPSSSSSTLASKVSLLSKAQRSSVAEEQQSERYQQRLENQHLLSDELDFVESGLLLSSKKKPQAPPAISSMPQPQTSVKQDVSGSESPASVCILVDSRCISSGVELMTVLRQRHAATIHVCSLDGSYFIVSNRMAVERHSQSDLAVMQNRKRLVERVNSLQGLFDRICLIVEKDRTKPGEASRPFQRTRFFDSTLAGLVRTGIRLLWSSGAEESAGLLADLARLEQRKGQGIAVPLEVKGQHGQQALQMYLSLPSVSYAHALNLSHNFKSIAHLMNSSIEAIQKGGCMSRSRAEEIYHFLRYSCDPFLVNTSKGRKTS; this is encoded by the exons ATGCTGTCTCGAAGTTTTGCGCCACAGCTAATGAAAATGAATAGTGGTTCAAATCAGATGACTTTGTTTCAGACATGGGGTGCCTCCCTTTCCCAAAACAAAGTTGCTCCGACGAAAAAAGATGGTAAGAAATCCGCTGTACGCCGCAGAACAACCCCAAGCAGCACTGCACGGGGAGCTAACGTTACTGCATTTCCACCTCGAAATCCTTTATGGACTGAAATAGGCCAGGGGTCCACATTCACATCAGATACCCCAGCGAGGACAGAGGATCCCATACCTGCTTATGAAGAGGACGACGATGATCTAATGGTGGTCGCTGTCTATGAAGCTGAAAAGAACCTGCATCTTGATAATGCAAACTTTTTTCAAGATGACAACCCTGTAGGGACAGAGAGCAGCGCCCTCTCTCCCATCCCATCAGGTGGACAGACATATCCAGACTTCCCTGGCTTTGACAACTCTTCAGCTAAGGTATGGATCTACCCCACCAACTACCCCATCAGAGAGTACCAGCTAAAGATATCAGAGGCTGCCCTGTTTCAGAACACACTGGTGTGTCTCCCCACTGGTCTGGGAAAGACATTCATAGCCTCTGTGGTTATGTACAACTTCTACCGCTGGTATCCATCTGGGAAGATTATATTTATGGCTCCCACGAAACCCCTGGTTGCACAACAGATCGAGGCCTGTTACAAAGTAATGGGGATCCCACAGGCACACATGGCTGAGCTGACAG GTAGCACAGCAGCAAAGCAGAGACAGGAGGTGTGGAGGTCCAAGCGTGTCTTCTTCCTCACCCCTCAAGTCATGGTGAATGATTTGTCTAGAAACACTTGCCCAGCTGACCAGGTCAAGTGTGTTGTGATCGATGAAGCCCACAAGGCTCTGGGCAACCATGCCTACTGCCAG GTTATCAGGCAACTCGGCAGCCAGACTCTGCAATTCCGTGTCCTGGCTCTCAGTGCCACTCCAGGGGGAGATACAAAG TCGGTGCAGTCAGTGATCTTAAATTTGCTAATCTCCCATATTGAGCTGCGTTCAGAAGAAAGCCCAGACATCCAGGCCCATTCCCACCAGCGCAGTGTGGAGAAAGTGGTGGTTCCTTTTGGAGATGTCCTGTCTGCTCACCAGGCGCGCTACCTGCAG gTGCTGGAGAAGTTTATGTCTCGTCTAGTTCAGAACCGGTTGATGGCACACAAGGACCTGAGGACTCTTACCAAATACCAGCTCATCCTTGCCAGGGATCAGTTCCGCAAGAACCCACCAGCACACATCAAG GGCCCACAGCAGGGAATGCTGGAAGGCGACTTTGCCTTGTGTATCAGCTTGTACCATGGCTACGAGCTGCTGATGCAGATGGGGCTGAGATCGCTCTTTCTTTACATCCAGGGAATCATGGATGGATCCAGAG ACATGTCAAGGGTGAGAAATGAACTGCAGAGGACTCCCACCTTTATGGACCTCTACCATGAGATGGAAGCAATGTTTGTGAAGCCATCTGCTG GTCCAGATGAGCCGTTCATTTACAGTCACCCCAAActggagaagctggaggaggtggtgcTGCAGCACTTCAGACTGTGGGCTGAGAAATCAACAGACAGTAAAG CTTCGAGTCCTCATGAAGTAAGCACACGTGTGATGATCTTTTCATCATTCCGTGAGAGCGTACAAGAGATCGCAGTCATGTTGAACCACCATGCTCCGCTGATCAGGGTCATGACCTTTATGGGCCAAGCCTCAGCTGGCAAGGGGGTCAAAggtttcacccaaaaagagcaGCTAGAG gTGGTACACAGGTTCCGTCAGGGAGGCTTCAACACACTGGTGTCCACATGTGTTGGGGAGGAGGGGCTGGATATTGGAGAGGTGGACCTCATTGTTTGCTTTGATGCGCAGAAGAATCCTATTCGCCTTGTGCAGCGAATGGGGCGTACTGGGCGAAAGCGTCAGGGACGAATTGTTGTTATCCTGGCTGAGGGACGTGAGGAGAGG ACCTACAATCAGAGCCAGAGCAACAAGCGTAGTGTGTACAAGTACATCATTGGCAACAAAAGTGGGTTCCACATGTACCCAAACAGTCCGCGTATGCTGCCTGAGGGAGTGAACCCCACCCTGCACAAGATGCACATTACCTGTGGCCAGTTTGACTGCCGGGAAAGCAGCAGGCGGTCTGTCAGGGGACGACAGTCTCACTCTGAGAGACGCtcttcattcatccatcctcAAAACCTGA TTTGGCAGGGTAGTACAGCAATGGATGGGTTTCTGAGCAGTGCAGAATATTCCCTGTGGGAGTCTGCCATGAGGCTGGAGGATAATGAAGCACATCCAACCTTGAAGAAGTCACACTTTGTGTCTCTATCTAGTGATTCACCACCTCAG GAGGAAGCTTCCAAAAACAGACCACTATCCAGAGAGCTGTCTTTGTGGGAATGGAGACACTGGCAGCACAAAGCACTTCCTACCCATGCTGTTGATCATTCCCTCCGTTGCCAGCACTTCATAAAGGTGATGCAGCTCATAGACGGCATGAGGGAGGAAAACGCG gggGAATGTCGTTACGAACAGGAGCTCCTTCCTTACCTCCACAAAGACGAAGTTGTTGTCcaagagaagaaacagaaaagcagaaagaccTGTACTAAATCTACCAGCAGCAAACCCAATCTGCCTCACCTGTCACTGCCTGACCCAGAAAGtactgaagagaaaacagagagggaaaaaacacaaagaacaagTTTAGTTTCTATGTTAGCtgtgacaaaacaaagactTCCTGATGAACATGATCTTGAAGCACCTTATGATGACTTCACAGATTGCCTGGCACCTACAGCAATTTATCCTCTTGCCTCTAAAAACGATTGTCCAGAAGCTGACGTGGGTGATGACTGTGCCAGTGTTAATATGAAAGAATCAGAACATACAGTCAGCAAACAAGTAGATTTAGACAAAGATTCACGGTTAATCCCGGAAATTGATGAAAACGAAGATCTTGAACTTCAAGCCATGTTCTACCTCCCTAAATGGAATTCCAcaccttcttcctcctctgctaaACTCCTTCCAGTAAGACATGAGAGTCTGAAGGTCATTCTGGACAATGTAGCGGAGCTCCTGTCTAGGTCTCCACCGTCACTGCAGGAGGATTTTGAGGCCAGAGTGGCTGTTTCTATCCTTCCTTCCTCTATTCAGCAGGTTCATCAGCCATTCCAGGTTAGCTTTACCCTGGatgtagatgatgatgatgacgaagTGAACAGTGACACTGGCAATACCTTCCCCAGGGCGGACTCATGCGAGACTCCAGCAAATAAAGAGGGCTGTAAAACTGATTGTGATTGGCCTCATCAGGACAGCCCGTCCTGGGATGAGGTTTTTGGAGATGAAGAAGTAAGTGATGATAATCAGGACATCAGGGACGAAGGAAAGGAAGCAAATGATGAAATAAACTGTAACTTCAAGAAGGAATGGGTTAGTGAGCAAGCAAAAAACAAGGAAGTAAATAGTAACAGTAAcagaacaagagagaaaaatgacagcTGGGAGGATGTAAAGAATGAAGAAATGCCAAACTTCACAGATGGAGATGTAAAAGATGACAGGGTCTGTCAGGACAGCAGTGAAACAGATGAGAGCATGGATCTGTTCGGGGATGATGAAGCCTTCCTTCAGATGACCCTTCCAGACATCTCCACCCCTGCCATCACACCAAGGACATCCCCCTGCACTGCAGACCCTTCTAATAGCACAAGAAAGATGTTTCTCACTTCACAAATGCATGCTCCAATAAAGCAGTGTAGCACAAATCACTCAGCAGACACCACACATAGGTTAAACACAGTACAAACAGAGGATTTCACACCCACACATCACATAACTCCTTCCAAGCTGAAAAAACAGGATACTGACACCCATAACACTCCAACAGAGAGTTCAGTGACAAACATGGCAATTACAGCTCACTCTAAATCTCCTACATTGCAACACAATTCTAATTCATTTAACAGCTCCTGTGAATACTTCTCTGTCAATTTTGACCTTGGATATTCACTGGAAGATTCTGAGGATGAAGCACAAGTAGAAGCTGTTGCTGGCCCATCTGTGTCGACCTCTCCGCAGACTGTTAAGCAGGTTGATTCCACACTATCCCTGCTGGGCGTCCCTAACCATTCCACTCCCTCTAACAGCttcaataaacagaaaatgccTTTACAGTTAAGTGAATACAAGTTATCTACACCCCAAATGCTGCCAGAGCATAGGAACAGAGGAACGTCCTCTCTTCTGACCTTAGGCAGTGGGGCACTCCCATCTCCAATCACATCACCTGGAGCCAGGGGCATGGTCATGCCTGGTCCAGCAGGACCTTTATTCTCCAGATTGAAACGGAGACGACCAGAGGGTGAAGGTCACATCGCTGAGGCTGAGAGAGTGCTGTCTGAGCACAAGTCACATCAGGAATCTATTT TAGGGTgcaacagtgacagtgaagatgaaattgtttttaaaagaaggCATCAGAACAAGGCCAACCCTTTGTCTTCCCCTGAACTG TCCAAGATCTCTGGTGATATGGACTCCCCAGTGGCTGTGCTCAGGAAACGTGCAGTTGCACTTGATACT ACTTGTGAAACAGAGGGCGAAGCTGCGTCTGATGATGATTTCCAGAACAATTCTATATTCACACACAGAACCACAGCACAGGGAGCTGAGAGGCAACGAGTCCAGCAGAGCAAAGCCAAG CACACCATATGTCAAAATGGACGCCAATTCCTGGATGAAGAAGCAGAGCTATCGGAGAATGAGGAGGGTGCAGATGTGTCATCTGATGAAGAGGGCAGAGAAGATCTAAACCAGTCTCTTGAAGGATTTGTGGTCGACAATACGCACTTTTCCCAGGGACTGAATG ACTCAGAGATGCACGGGATATACCTGAAGTCCGTGAGAAGCCCTGCAGTCCTGGGCAAGTTCAAAATGTCCTATAGAAACCGTAACAACGTAGACATCTTTTCCCAG GTGCCTGAAATGGATGAAACCTATGCAGAGGACAGCTTTGTCGTTGGCagtgaggtggaggaggtggagagcaGTGAGGAAGAGGTTGAGCTCATGCCCGAGGAATTGTGTGTGGATGGTAGGAGGCAGTATGCTACCAGACGGCGTGTTTTTCTGCACAAAGCCAGAACCAGAGTAGGAGCTGGAGCTGGCAGTAAGACCAAGGCTGAATctccagcagagcagagagctgGGGGGACAACAAAGCGCAAACGAGTCCTACGCATTAATGATTCTAgtgaggaagagacagagatcGGTAAGGAGGAGAGACCTGTAACAGGATGGGATGTTGCTGTCCCCTTGCAGCCAAAAGTGGTGCAACCAGAGCTTAGTAGGGTCCAGcagcaacaccagcagcagacaaccccctcctcctcctcctcaacctTAGCATCCAAGGTCTCATTGTTGAGTAAAGCTCAAAGGAGCTCAGTGGCTGAAGAACAGCAAAGTGAGAG GTACCAACAGAGGCTAGAAAACCAACATCTCCTCTCTGATGAGCTAGACTTTGTGGAGTCAGGATTGTTGTTATCCTCCAAGAAAAAACCTCAG GCACCCCCTGCCATCTCCTCAATGCCCCAGCCCCAGACATCCGTTAAACAGGATGTGTCAGGCAGCGAGTCCCCTGCCTCAGTTTGCATTCTGGTGGACAGTCGCTGCATTAGTAGTGGAGTGGAGTTGATGACCGTCCTGCGCCAGCGCCATGCAGCCACCATCCACGTCTGCTCACTGGATGGCAGCTACTTCATTGTCAGCAACCGCATGGCAGTGGAGCGGCACAGCCAATCAGATTTGGCTGTGATGCAGAACCGGAAGCGACTGGTTGAAAGAGTGAACAGCTTGCAAGGATTGTTTGATCGTATTTGTCTGATTGTGGAGAAAGACCGAACCAAGCCAG GTGAGGCGTCACGTCCATTTCAGAGAACACGTTTCTTTGACAGTACGTTAGCAGGACTTGTGCGTACCGGGATCCGCTTGCTGTGGAGCAGTGGTGCTGAAGAGAGCGCTGGCTTGCTGGCAGACCTGGCACGACTGGAGCAGCGAAAAGGTCAGGGCATTGCAGTACCACTGGAGGTCAAAGGGCAGCACGGGCAGCAGGCCCTGCAGATGTATTTGAGCCTGCCCTCTGTGAGCTATGCCCATGCTCTCAACCTGAGCCACAATTTTAAGTCCATCGCCCATCTCATGAACAG